One Candidatus Obscuribacterales bacterium genomic window carries:
- the rlmD gene encoding 23S rRNA (uracil(1939)-C(5))-methyltransferase RlmD translates to MVNERTHQLSRGQIVRLNIQSLAPGGDGVSRHEGIPVFVSRVAPEDVVEVQLVDVRKNFARGIVESVVEPSAQRQEPPCKIFKVCGGCQWQHISYDYQLKAKEDIVRQAIKHIGGLSPDLVQTAIGAQNNLHYRNKAQFPVRHPHDSTRILAGYYGQGSHKLINVKFCPVQPQALDEMLESVKAVCERHAMTAYDERSHKGLLRHILGRFSFANNKLLITLVLNSSVEHLRSSGFSEELLQSVQSFETSDEDEEGDPTSVEPKREKPRFGSAHGKKIIPGRLQPEMLERIAEDLMSELPQAVGVCINLNPDRGNRILGGTTICLAGESFITEELKSTRSDFPELLTRGIKFRLSPASFFQINTEQAGKLLEAVADALLEFGSKPKTLVDAYAGVGTMSIWLSPFAEKVIAIEEIEPAVEDGRTNLELNGVANVEFCLGTVEKMLPEVTERIHGNADVVLLDPPRKGCSPDALNAVFALNPKRIIYVSCNPATLARDLKIIEQNGYKTKRVQPVDMFPQTYHVESVTTIERQS, encoded by the coding sequence TTGGTAAACGAACGCACTCATCAACTTAGCCGCGGACAAATAGTCCGGCTAAACATCCAGTCCTTGGCGCCCGGCGGCGACGGTGTCAGCCGGCATGAAGGCATTCCTGTATTTGTATCGCGCGTGGCGCCCGAAGATGTTGTGGAAGTACAACTTGTCGATGTTCGCAAGAATTTTGCTCGCGGAATAGTTGAATCAGTAGTTGAGCCTTCAGCTCAAAGGCAAGAACCACCCTGCAAAATATTCAAAGTTTGCGGCGGCTGTCAGTGGCAGCACATTAGCTATGACTATCAACTAAAAGCAAAAGAGGATATCGTCAGGCAAGCCATTAAACATATAGGCGGACTAAGTCCGGATTTGGTTCAGACTGCCATCGGTGCTCAAAACAATCTCCACTATCGTAATAAGGCGCAATTTCCTGTAAGGCATCCCCATGATTCGACGCGCATTCTTGCCGGTTATTATGGGCAAGGCAGTCACAAGCTAATCAACGTCAAGTTTTGTCCTGTACAACCACAAGCTTTGGATGAAATGCTTGAATCGGTAAAAGCTGTTTGCGAGCGTCATGCGATGACAGCCTATGATGAGCGTTCGCATAAAGGACTCTTGCGTCACATACTAGGGCGCTTTAGTTTTGCCAACAATAAATTGCTGATTACGCTGGTGTTGAATTCCAGTGTTGAACATTTGCGCTCAAGCGGATTTAGCGAGGAATTGTTGCAATCGGTTCAATCATTTGAGACTTCCGATGAAGATGAGGAAGGTGATCCGACAAGTGTTGAGCCGAAACGCGAGAAGCCTAGATTCGGAAGCGCGCACGGCAAAAAAATTATTCCGGGTAGGCTACAACCGGAGATGTTGGAAAGAATTGCCGAAGATCTGATGAGCGAGTTGCCGCAGGCAGTAGGCGTTTGCATTAATCTCAATCCGGATAGAGGCAACAGAATTCTTGGCGGCACGACAATTTGCCTGGCAGGCGAATCATTTATTACCGAAGAATTGAAAAGCACGCGCTCGGATTTTCCGGAATTGCTTACTCGCGGCATAAAATTCCGCCTATCTCCGGCGAGCTTTTTCCAAATAAACACAGAGCAGGCAGGCAAGCTTTTGGAAGCTGTTGCCGATGCGTTGTTGGAATTCGGCAGTAAACCCAAAACACTTGTAGATGCTTATGCCGGCGTGGGCACGATGTCCATTTGGTTGTCGCCTTTTGCAGAGAAAGTTATTGCCATTGAAGAAATTGAGCCGGCTGTTGAAGATGGCCGGACAAATCTCGAACTGAATGGCGTGGCAAATGTAGAGTTTTGCTTGGGTACAGTCGAGAAAATGCTGCCGGAAGTAACAGAGCGCATTCACGGTAATGCTGATGTTGTGCTTCTTGATCCGCCGCGCAAGGGTTGCAGCCCTGATGCGTTGAACGCAGTTTTTGCCCTAAACCCGAAGCGAATTATCTATGTAAGTTGCAATCCGGCGACATTAGCTCGCGATCTGAAGATAATTGAGCAAAATGGGTATAAAACTAAACGGGTTCAACCAGTGGATATGTTTCCTCAGACCTATCACGTTGAAAGCGTAACCACAATTGAGCGCCAGTCATAA
- a CDS encoding exonuclease SbcCD subunit D → MTINVIHVSDIHLGSGEGHGRVNPQTGLNSRFEDFVRALTQVVDYTIANKADIFLFSGDAYRTSSPEPIYQKVFAKELKRLSDASIQTILLTGNHDLILRSTASHSMSVFQSLEVPNVTVIDKPKVFTLDTAHGACQIVGLPYVTRHHLMSSEEFSSMGQVQIDKAIVEKVSAVMRGLYDELDDKIPTLVTAHMTLDKAIAGIEKELLVGYTQTFPSDIFVDPRIDFVALGHVHKHQVIRDNTPPIVYAGSLDRIDFGEEKEDKGFLHIELNRGSSKFEFHSISPRPFVTVDCDVTNSEDPTKQLLQAIKEKIKEGCVLRVRYKIKQEQTAKLNVQELEDCLKQAMSARLIPEIVFGQRLGRIPELNETSVSTPLSALESYLDQVAPERKEKLLERAKQLLDD, encoded by the coding sequence ATGACTATTAACGTCATTCATGTCTCCGACATCCACCTTGGCTCCGGCGAAGGTCATGGGCGCGTAAATCCGCAAACAGGATTAAATTCGCGTTTTGAGGATTTCGTGCGGGCGCTGACGCAAGTTGTTGACTACACAATTGCTAACAAGGCGGATATTTTTCTCTTTTCCGGAGACGCCTATCGGACCTCATCGCCAGAGCCCATCTACCAAAAGGTTTTTGCCAAAGAATTAAAACGTTTATCCGACGCATCGATTCAGACTATTCTTTTGACCGGCAATCATGATCTAATTTTGCGATCGACAGCCAGTCACTCGATGTCGGTTTTTCAAAGTCTTGAAGTGCCAAATGTCACTGTCATTGACAAACCAAAAGTTTTTACGCTTGATACCGCTCATGGTGCATGCCAGATTGTAGGCTTGCCTTATGTGACGCGTCACCATTTGATGTCGTCGGAAGAGTTTTCCTCTATGGGACAAGTGCAAATTGACAAAGCAATTGTGGAAAAAGTATCAGCGGTGATGCGTGGACTTTATGACGAATTAGATGACAAAATTCCCACGCTCGTTACGGCACACATGACTTTAGACAAGGCAATTGCCGGTATAGAAAAAGAATTGCTTGTCGGCTACACGCAGACTTTTCCATCGGATATTTTTGTTGATCCGCGTATTGATTTTGTCGCCTTGGGGCACGTGCACAAGCATCAAGTCATTCGAGACAATACACCACCAATTGTTTACGCAGGCAGCCTCGATCGCATTGACTTCGGGGAAGAGAAAGAAGACAAAGGATTTCTGCACATTGAATTAAATCGCGGCTCAAGCAAATTTGAGTTTCACTCAATCTCGCCACGCCCTTTTGTCACAGTCGACTGCGACGTAACAAATTCTGAGGATCCGACAAAACAACTTTTGCAGGCGATAAAAGAAAAGATAAAAGAAGGTTGTGTCTTGCGTGTTCGCTACAAGATAAAGCAAGAACAAACAGCAAAGTTGAATGTGCAAGAGCTGGAAGATTGCTTGAAGCAGGCAATGTCGGCACGTCTTATTCCTGAGATAGTTTTTGGACAACGCCTCGGACGCATACCCGAGTTAAATGAAACATCCGTTTCAACGCCTCTGTCGGCACTTGAGTCGTACTTGGATCAAGTTGCTCCCGAACGCAAAGAAAAGCTCCTGGAGCGCGCTAAACAGCTCTTGGATGACTAG
- a CDS encoding ABC transporter permease, with product MSVQLGQPKTVETARESRGVSSYYNLTPKAGMRGLWQLRPLIELMVRRDLQGRFRGSVMGTFWSVINPLGHMLLYTFVFSIVLKVRLGTDASTGSFAMFLMAGLLPWQSLSESCLRATTTILENPNLVKRVVFPLEILPLVSVLSSMVTEVIALTVLIVIAGISMHAVHWTLVYIPLLLLSQFLFVGGIAWLLSSMGVFLQDIRHAISLFLSAWMYSTPIVYPASQLPESLKFLLWINPMAGLIGDFRRCMLEGLPPDWNSYFSYTAIGLILWFAGYYFFYKIKKSFADVM from the coding sequence ATGTCTGTTCAACTCGGACAACCGAAAACAGTAGAGACAGCACGTGAGTCACGTGGTGTTTCAAGCTACTACAACCTGACACCCAAAGCAGGTATGCGCGGGCTCTGGCAGTTGCGCCCACTTATTGAACTTATGGTTCGCCGTGATTTGCAAGGAAGATTTCGCGGTTCTGTGATGGGCACATTCTGGTCGGTTATCAATCCGCTCGGGCACATGCTGCTTTATACGTTCGTGTTTTCCATCGTGCTCAAAGTAAGACTGGGTACTGATGCATCAACAGGCAGTTTTGCCATGTTCCTGATGGCCGGACTATTGCCCTGGCAGTCATTATCCGAATCCTGCTTGCGTGCCACCACAACAATTTTGGAAAATCCCAATCTCGTTAAAAGAGTTGTTTTCCCGTTAGAAATTTTGCCTCTGGTATCAGTACTCTCATCAATGGTTACTGAGGTTATCGCACTAACCGTGCTGATAGTAATTGCCGGCATTTCAATGCACGCTGTTCACTGGACGCTCGTCTATATTCCACTGCTTCTACTTTCACAATTCTTATTTGTCGGTGGAATCGCCTGGTTGCTTTCCAGCATGGGAGTATTCCTGCAAGACATCCGTCACGCCATTTCGCTTTTCCTGTCCGCGTGGATGTATTCGACACCAATTGTTTATCCGGCATCGCAGCTTCCTGAATCATTGAAGTTCCTCTTGTGGATAAACCCCATGGCAGGACTTATCGGTGACTTCCGCCGCTGCATGCTTGAAGGGTTGCCACCGGATTGGAATTCTTATTTCTCTTATACAGCAATCGGCTTAATCCTCTGGTTTGCCGGCTATTACTTCTTCTACAAAATCAAGAAATCCTTCGCGGATGTTATGTAG